The following proteins come from a genomic window of Geminicoccaceae bacterium SCSIO 64248:
- a CDS encoding TIM barrel protein: MTAAQPIAGIGFLTAVGDGDLAAMAESLEVMTELGADAAELSLWGEEVIAGGRVLPERARRLVELTRRFPLRYSVHGQVSSNFMDAAHLDLQKAVVRAMLELCDQLGASVLVHHGGTAPMPDEQEERARLDAMERAALAELAEVARGYGVRLVLENIFAESAQEYRQTPAEVAATVRTVGHPHLAGLIDFSHAYIESTRRGLDWREQIRAMAPVTGHLHVHDSFGRPYSMTRFYHPAEATALGIGDLHLPLGWGDIPWEDIFGELAFLPDTLLILEIDPAQYRSELAESLARARRLAALRNGRPA; the protein is encoded by the coding sequence ATGACCGCAGCCCAGCCCATCGCCGGCATCGGCTTCCTCACCGCCGTCGGCGACGGCGATCTGGCCGCCATGGCGGAGAGCCTCGAGGTCATGACGGAACTCGGCGCCGACGCGGCCGAGCTGTCCCTGTGGGGAGAGGAGGTCATCGCCGGCGGCCGTGTCCTGCCGGAGCGGGCGCGCCGGCTCGTCGAGCTGACCCGTCGCTTCCCGCTGCGCTACAGCGTGCACGGCCAGGTGAGCAGCAACTTCATGGACGCGGCGCATCTCGACCTGCAGAAGGCGGTCGTGCGCGCCATGCTGGAGCTGTGCGACCAGCTCGGCGCCAGCGTTCTCGTCCATCACGGCGGTACGGCGCCGATGCCGGACGAGCAGGAGGAGCGCGCACGCCTCGACGCGATGGAGCGCGCCGCCCTGGCGGAGCTCGCCGAGGTCGCTCGCGGGTACGGCGTGCGCCTCGTGCTCGAGAACATCTTCGCGGAATCGGCGCAGGAATACCGCCAGACGCCGGCGGAGGTGGCCGCCACCGTGCGCACGGTCGGCCATCCGCACCTCGCCGGCCTCATCGACTTCAGCCACGCCTATATCGAGAGCACGCGTCGCGGCCTGGACTGGCGCGAACAGATCCGCGCGATGGCGCCGGTCACCGGCCATCTTCACGTGCACGACAGTTTCGGCCGGCCCTATTCCATGACCCGGTTCTACCATCCGGCCGAGGCGACCGCGCTCGGCATCGGCGACCTGCACCTGCCGCTCGGATGGGGCGACATCCCGTGGGAGGACATCTTCGGCGAGCTTGCCTTCCTGCCGGACACGCTGCTGATCCTGGAAATCGACCCGGCCCAGTACCGTTCCGAGCTCGCCGAAAGCTTGGCTCGCGCGCGTCGCCTGGCCGCGCTGCGGAACGGACGCCCGGCCTAG
- a CDS encoding zinc-binding alcohol dehydrogenase family protein: MKAIGYRQSLPSDDPNALIDTELAMPEPGPRDIRVKVEAVSVNPVDTKVRMRAAPPEGEVKVLGYDAAGVVEAVGSEVSLFKPGEEVFYAGAIDRPGTNSEYHVVDERIVGRKPSSLSFTEAAALPLTTITAWELLFDRLGVAYGGKPSSESILIVGGAGGVGSILIQLASKLTSLTVIATASRPETLAWCQDMGAHHVIDHRQPLSEGLAGIGIKEAAYVAGLTATDRHLPEIVKVIAPQGRFAVIDDPASLDIMPFKRKSASVHWEFMFARPVFQTPDMDAQNHLLTKAAGLVDEGVLRTTFQQDYGRIDAANLRRAHQLVESGTSIGKVVLTGF; encoded by the coding sequence ATGAAAGCCATCGGCTACCGGCAGTCCTTGCCGTCCGACGATCCGAACGCCCTGATCGACACCGAGCTGGCGATGCCCGAACCTGGGCCGCGCGATATCCGGGTCAAGGTCGAGGCCGTCTCGGTCAATCCGGTCGACACCAAGGTGCGCATGCGGGCGGCGCCGCCCGAGGGCGAGGTCAAGGTCCTGGGCTACGACGCGGCCGGCGTGGTCGAGGCGGTCGGCAGCGAGGTCAGCCTGTTCAAGCCGGGCGAGGAGGTCTTCTACGCCGGCGCGATCGACCGGCCGGGCACCAACAGCGAATACCACGTCGTCGACGAGCGGATCGTCGGCCGCAAGCCGTCCTCCCTGTCCTTCACGGAGGCGGCGGCCCTGCCGCTGACGACGATCACCGCCTGGGAGCTCCTGTTCGATCGCCTGGGCGTGGCGTATGGCGGCAAGCCGTCCAGCGAGTCGATCCTGATCGTCGGCGGCGCGGGCGGAGTCGGCTCGATCCTGATCCAGCTGGCGAGCAAGCTGACCAGCCTCACCGTCATCGCGACCGCATCGCGGCCGGAGACGCTCGCCTGGTGCCAGGACATGGGCGCCCACCACGTGATCGACCACCGCCAGCCGCTGTCCGAGGGGCTGGCCGGTATCGGGATCAAGGAAGCCGCCTATGTCGCGGGCCTGACGGCGACCGACCGCCACCTGCCCGAGATCGTCAAGGTGATCGCGCCACAGGGCCGGTTCGCCGTGATCGACGATCCCGCGAGCCTCGACATCATGCCGTTCAAGCGAAAATCGGCTTCGGTCCACTGGGAGTTCATGTTCGCCCGGCCGGTCTTCCAGACCCCGGACATGGACGCGCAGAACCATCTGCTGACCAAGGCCGCCGGCCTGGTCGACGAGGGCGTGCTGCGCACCACGTTCCAGCAGGACTATGGCCGGATCGACGCGGCCAATCTCCGGCGCGCCCACCAGCTGGTCGAAAGCGGCACATCGATCGGCAAGGTCGTGCTGACTGGCTTCTGA
- a CDS encoding OmpA family protein, which translates to MRNLALGVSLLALAAPSAFAQGTMGTGSTMETGTPMSTESMTAGAADYTVFFNFDQSTLTPEGRQVVSDAAASYQRTGEAAISIAGHADSAGSAEYNQRLSERRAAAVQDALIDAGVPASSIGTVTGVGESDPLVATADGVPEARNRRVVIAIPQAAPEPAPVAVAPMEPVEEDTDPFQFTVGGLYGYNMQDENDDNKSSHLAGLNLGLDYGLGSIMSLSLEQAGFYNLYSEDEGFGGRSAAGVDFNLGFENVIPTVGGNIGYIYGSGINDDFFAGPEIGLSLPFFDVKVAYDMPFNRGIENGIVMATVGTGIRF; encoded by the coding sequence ATGAGGAATCTGGCACTTGGCGTCTCCCTGCTGGCACTCGCGGCCCCGTCCGCATTCGCCCAGGGAACGATGGGCACCGGCTCCACCATGGAGACGGGCACGCCGATGAGCACGGAGTCCATGACCGCAGGGGCGGCCGACTACACCGTGTTCTTCAATTTTGACCAGTCGACGCTGACGCCCGAGGGCCGTCAGGTCGTCTCCGACGCCGCCGCGAGCTACCAGCGCACCGGCGAGGCCGCGATCTCGATCGCGGGCCATGCCGACTCGGCCGGCTCGGCCGAGTACAACCAGCGCCTGTCCGAGCGCCGGGCGGCGGCCGTCCAGGACGCGCTGATCGACGCGGGCGTGCCGGCGAGCTCGATCGGCACCGTTACGGGCGTCGGCGAGAGCGATCCTCTCGTGGCGACCGCCGACGGCGTGCCCGAGGCGCGCAACCGGCGCGTCGTGATCGCGATCCCGCAGGCGGCGCCCGAGCCCGCTCCCGTCGCGGTCGCGCCGATGGAGCCGGTGGAGGAGGATACCGATCCGTTCCAGTTCACGGTCGGCGGCCTCTACGGCTACAACATGCAGGACGAGAACGACGACAACAAATCCAGCCACCTCGCCGGCCTGAATCTCGGCCTGGACTACGGCCTGGGCAGCATCATGTCGCTCTCGCTTGAGCAGGCCGGCTTCTACAACCTGTACTCCGAGGACGAAGGCTTCGGCGGCCGCAGCGCCGCAGGCGTCGACTTCAATCTCGGCTTCGAGAACGTCATCCCGACCGTCGGCGGCAATATCGGCTACATCTACGGCTCCGGCATCAACGACGACTTCTTCGCCGGCCCGGAGATCGGCCTCAGCCTGCCGTTCTTCGACGTGAAGGTGGCCTACGACATGCCGTTCAACCGCGGCATCGAGAACGGCATCGTCATGGCGACCGTCGGCACCGGCATCCGTTTCTAG
- a CDS encoding adenylate/guanylate cyclase domain-containing protein gives MVKSQRASLTLSAIEDGLRGEDEMDLLNNFAARALASGLPLSRAIIVVDTLHPIYEGRVFRWRRDGLDVPSMMSYGPVELDDAASRSWRQSPFYHLIETGGSILRRRLDLGDTLEFSLLEDYRADGQTEYLAFVHRFDESHTIGEMDCVYSGWSTDMPGGFTDMQFEAMCSAAQALALAIKSASLARIAETLVETYLGRDAGRMVLAGRIARGVPDRIFAALWFSDLRGFTRITDSAPPEEVIPLLNDYAQAIISGVHEAGGDVLKLVGDGILAIFRHEDPAEACRCALVAEATARERIDALNSARQADGRPWTQAYLGLHVGEVFYGNIGSEERLDFTVIGPAVNEVSRIATMCRSAERNTLVSSAFAAAALPEDRARLVSVGRYALRGVERPQDLFTIDPGA, from the coding sequence ATGGTGAAGAGCCAGCGCGCATCGCTCACGCTCTCGGCCATCGAGGATGGCCTGCGTGGCGAAGACGAGATGGACCTGCTGAACAACTTCGCCGCGCGTGCGCTGGCGTCGGGCCTGCCCCTGTCGCGCGCGATCATCGTCGTCGACACCTTGCACCCGATCTACGAGGGCCGCGTCTTCCGCTGGCGGCGGGATGGCCTCGACGTGCCGTCCATGATGTCGTACGGCCCCGTGGAACTGGACGACGCCGCTTCACGGAGCTGGCGTCAGAGCCCCTTCTACCATCTGATCGAGACGGGCGGCAGCATCCTACGGCGGCGGCTCGACCTCGGCGACACGCTCGAGTTCAGCCTGCTCGAAGACTACCGCGCCGACGGGCAGACCGAGTATCTCGCCTTCGTCCACCGCTTCGACGAATCGCATACGATCGGCGAGATGGACTGCGTCTATTCCGGCTGGTCCACCGACATGCCGGGCGGCTTCACCGACATGCAGTTCGAGGCGATGTGCAGCGCGGCGCAGGCGCTGGCCCTGGCGATCAAGTCCGCCTCGCTCGCCCGGATCGCGGAGACCCTGGTCGAAACCTATCTCGGCCGCGACGCCGGCCGGATGGTCCTCGCCGGCCGGATCGCACGGGGCGTTCCCGATCGGATCTTCGCGGCGCTCTGGTTCTCGGATCTGCGCGGCTTCACCCGGATCACCGACAGCGCCCCGCCGGAGGAGGTCATCCCGCTGCTCAACGACTACGCGCAGGCGATCATCTCGGGCGTGCACGAGGCGGGCGGCGACGTGCTCAAGCTGGTGGGCGACGGCATCCTCGCGATCTTCCGGCACGAGGACCCGGCCGAGGCCTGCCGGTGCGCGCTCGTGGCGGAGGCGACGGCACGCGAGCGGATCGACGCGCTCAACAGCGCCCGCCAGGCGGACGGGCGGCCCTGGACGCAGGCCTATCTCGGCCTGCATGTCGGCGAGGTATTCTACGGCAATATCGGCAGCGAGGAGCGGCTCGACTTCACCGTCATCGGACCGGCGGTGAACGAGGTCAGCCGCATCGCCACCATGTGCCGCTCGGCCGAGCGCAACACGCTGGTCTCGTCCGCCTTCGCCGCTGCCGCCCTGCCCGAGGACCGCGCCCGGCTGGTCTCGGTCGGCCGCTACGCGCTGCGCGGCGTCGAGCGGCCGCAGGATCTGTTCACCATCGATCCCGGCGCATGA
- a CDS encoding helix-turn-helix domain-containing protein, with protein sequence MSLLPKRKRYDCAPGCPVEATLDLIGGKWKGVILYHLLDETIRFNTLSRRLGSITQRMLAKQLRELEAAGLIRRVVFAEVPPRVEYSLSPDGESLRPVILALKAWGETRLAMLSQQAAE encoded by the coding sequence ATGAGCCTGCTCCCGAAGCGCAAGCGCTATGACTGCGCGCCCGGCTGTCCGGTGGAGGCGACGCTCGACCTGATCGGCGGCAAGTGGAAGGGCGTCATCCTCTATCATCTCCTGGACGAGACCATCCGGTTCAACACGCTGAGCCGGCGGCTCGGCTCGATCACGCAGCGCATGCTGGCCAAGCAGCTGCGCGAGCTCGAGGCCGCGGGCCTGATCCGGCGTGTCGTGTTCGCCGAGGTGCCGCCGAGGGTCGAATACAGCCTGTCTCCGGACGGCGAGAGCCTGCGGCCGGTCATCCTGGCGCTCAAGGCATGGGGAGAAACCCGCCTCGCCATGCTGTCGCAGCAGGCAGCGGAGTAG
- a CDS encoding GNAT family N-acetyltransferase encodes MTEIARYHFRAATMADLGLLAGWQKAPHVSLWWDGNAPFDEEELADPRASRWIVSFGERPFAYMQDYAVHGWPQHHFDYLPDRSRRIDQYVGELDMIGKGHGTGFIRQRMQELFGQGVPALATDPSPKNKRAIAAYEKLGFRIVGPAKETQWGTVLPMEAWGGS; translated from the coding sequence ATGACGGAGATTGCGCGCTATCACTTCCGTGCTGCGACGATGGCCGACCTTGGCCTGTTGGCAGGTTGGCAAAAGGCTCCGCATGTCAGCCTTTGGTGGGATGGCAACGCTCCCTTCGACGAAGAGGAACTGGCTGATCCCCGCGCGTCGCGCTGGATCGTCTCGTTCGGCGAAAGGCCATTCGCCTATATGCAGGATTATGCCGTGCATGGGTGGCCACAGCATCATTTCGACTATCTTCCCGACCGATCCCGGAGGATCGACCAATATGTCGGCGAACTCGACATGATCGGAAAAGGCCACGGCACGGGGTTCATCCGGCAGCGTATGCAGGAGTTGTTTGGACAGGGGGTTCCGGCCCTGGCGACCGACCCGAGCCCAAAAAACAAGAGGGCGATCGCGGCATACGAGAAGCTGGGATTTCGTATCGTGGGGCCAGCCAAAGAAACGCAATGGGGCACCGTCCTGCCGATGGAGGCATGGGGCGGGTCCTAG